One genomic region from Yarrowia lipolytica chromosome 1C, complete sequence encodes:
- a CDS encoding uncharacterized protein (Compare to YALI0C21780g, similar to Saccharomyces cerevisiae MRS5 (YBR091C); ancestral locus Anc_3.334, weakly similar to uniprot|P87108 Saccharomyces cerevisiae YHR005ca Mitochondrial import inner membrane translocase subunit TIM10 (Mitochondrial intermembrane protein MRS11)), with product MSLYSMGMNSQEVDPARMQMAELEMESLTALFDSLMNTCRSKCIPAEYGEGEINKGESVCIDRCVNKYFTANLKIGQIFRDKGITPGDTQMIQNASSKYAAHESTDASD from the coding sequence aTGTCTCTCTACTCGATGGGTATGAACTCACAGGAGGTGGATCCTGCTCGAATGCAGATGGCGGAGTTGGAAATGGAGTCGCTGACGGCTCTGTTCGACTCGCTGATGAACACCTGTCGATCCAAATGCATCCCCGCCGAGTACGGAGAGGGCGAAATCAACAAGGGCGAGTCCGTGTGCATCGACCGGTGCgtcaacaagtacttcaCCGCCAACCTCAAGATCGGCCAAATTTTCCGAGACAAGGGCATCACTCCTGGCGATACCCAGATGATCCAGAACGCCTCGTCAAAGTACGCTGCACACGAGTCTACCGACGCTTCTGACTAG